From a single Salvelinus sp. IW2-2015 linkage group LG22, ASM291031v2, whole genome shotgun sequence genomic region:
- the LOC111982553 gene encoding rho-related GTP-binding protein RhoG-like: MQSIKCVVVGDGAVGKTCLLISYTTNAFPKEYIPTVFDNYSAQVTVDSRTISLNLWDTAGQEEYDRLRTLSYPQTNVFVICFSVASPPSFENIKHKWHPEVTHHCPNTPILLVGTKKDLRNDPEVLKKLKDQNQTTITQQQGTALARQIQAIKYLECSALNQDGIKEVFAEGVRAFLNPQPVATKKPCVLL, from the coding sequence ATGCAGAGCATCAAGTGTGTGGTGGTAGGAGACGGTGCAGTGGGGAAGACCTGCCTCCTTATCTCCTACACCACCAACGCCTTCCCCAAGGAGTACATCCCCACTGTGTTTGACAACTACAGCGCCCAGGTGACTGTGGACAGCAGGACTATTAGCCTCAACCTGTGGGACACAGCAGGCCAGGAGGAGTACGACCGCCTGCGCACCCTCTCCTACCCCCAGACCAACGTGTTTGTCATCTGCTTCTCTGTTGCCAGCCCCCCCTCCTTTGAGAACATCAAGCACAAGTGGCACCCAGAGGTCACCCACCACTGTCCCAATACGCCCATTCTGCTGGTGGGCACCAAGAAGGACCTGCGTAATGACCCAGAGGTGTTGAAGAAGCTTAAGGATCAGAACCAGACGACCATCACCCAACAGCAGGGCACCGCCCTGGCCAGGCAGATCCAAGCCATCAAGTACCTCGAATGCTCTGCCCTCAACCAAGATGGAATCAAAGAAGTGTTTGCTGAGGGTGTGCGAGCCTTTCTCAACCCACAACCTGTCGCCACCAAGAAGCCCTGTGTGCTATTGTAA